In Paraconexibacter algicola, the following proteins share a genomic window:
- a CDS encoding ABC transporter ATP-binding protein has protein sequence MTVDVTSPEGALLRADNLIAGYLPGVNILNGASLHCHEGELIGIIGPNGAGKSTFLKALFGLVNIHEGTVTLRGESITGLRADKLVAAGVGFVPQTNNVFPSLTVGENLEMGVYLDPSKFEQQYAYVSEIFPRLAERRDQRAGSLSGGERQMVAMGRALMMSPSVLLLDEPSAGLSPALQDEVFLRTKTINEAGVSVIMVEQNARRCLQVCDRGYVLDQGKDAYTASGRQLMNDPKVIELYLGTLAKSVS, from the coding sequence ATGACCGTCGACGTCACCTCTCCCGAGGGCGCGCTGCTGCGCGCGGACAACCTCATCGCCGGCTACCTGCCGGGCGTGAACATCCTCAACGGTGCGAGCCTGCACTGCCACGAGGGCGAGCTCATCGGGATCATCGGTCCCAACGGCGCGGGCAAGTCCACGTTCCTGAAGGCGCTGTTCGGGCTCGTGAACATCCACGAGGGGACCGTCACCCTGCGCGGCGAGAGCATCACCGGGCTGCGCGCCGACAAGCTCGTCGCCGCGGGCGTCGGGTTCGTGCCGCAGACGAACAACGTCTTCCCGTCGCTGACGGTCGGCGAGAACCTCGAGATGGGCGTGTACCTCGACCCGTCGAAGTTCGAGCAGCAGTACGCGTACGTCAGCGAGATCTTCCCCCGCCTGGCCGAGCGGCGCGACCAGCGCGCCGGCTCGCTGTCCGGCGGCGAGCGCCAGATGGTCGCGATGGGCCGCGCGCTGATGATGAGCCCGTCGGTGCTGCTGCTGGACGAGCCGTCCGCCGGCCTCTCCCCCGCCCTGCAGGACGAGGTGTTCCTGCGCACGAAGACCATCAACGAGGCGGGCGTCTCGGTGATCATGGTCGAGCAGAACGCGCGCCGCTGCCTGCAGGTCTGCGATCGCGGCTACGTCCTGGACCAGGGCAAGGACGCCTACACGGCCAGCGGCCGCCAGCTCATGAACGACCCGAAGGTCATCGAGCTGTACCTCGGCACGCTCGCCAAGAGCGTCTCCTAG
- a CDS encoding ABC transporter substrate-binding protein: MLRRTLAVLAVGAGAVGLVACGGSDDEPNRGTSTGSDSLTVYSSLPLTGEAGERAASVSRGEKLALLEAGGRVGGFTVKYVGTDDGSTDGPGSDPEKVIANAQTAARDKTAIAFLGGLDGASSAVSIPVLNQATVPQVSPLASYTGLTQADGAAKGEPDKYYPSGRRTFARVVPDDAAHADAAAGLLAERECTSLFVLHDRSLDGRGIADAVTLAAPRQELKIAKTEDVDLDRDVADDEAERLLESGADCLFYGGEVDRRAVALLRVLGTRAPSVRLFATGAPQAEVVARLGAVAQRLVLTSPELDAENLPASGRAFLRTYRERYGREPDPAAIYGYEAMKLVLLGIEAAGERGNDRQAVIDAILDVRDRRSALGTYSITRTGDTTLDRFAVRRLDGERLVVDAVLPSGD; this comes from the coding sequence GTGCTCCGGCGGACCCTCGCCGTGCTCGCGGTGGGCGCCGGGGCCGTCGGGCTCGTCGCCTGCGGCGGCTCCGACGACGAGCCCAACCGTGGCACCTCGACCGGTTCCGACAGCCTCACCGTCTACTCGAGCCTGCCGCTGACCGGTGAGGCCGGCGAGCGCGCCGCCTCCGTCAGCCGCGGCGAGAAGCTCGCGCTGCTCGAGGCCGGCGGGCGGGTCGGCGGCTTCACCGTCAAGTACGTGGGCACCGACGACGGCTCCACCGACGGCCCGGGCTCCGACCCGGAGAAGGTCATCGCCAACGCGCAGACCGCCGCCCGCGACAAGACCGCGATCGCCTTCCTCGGCGGCCTCGACGGGGCGTCCTCCGCGGTCTCGATCCCGGTCCTCAACCAGGCGACGGTCCCGCAGGTCTCGCCGCTGGCGAGCTACACCGGCCTCACGCAGGCCGACGGCGCCGCCAAGGGCGAGCCCGACAAGTACTACCCGTCGGGGCGTCGCACGTTCGCGCGCGTCGTGCCCGACGACGCCGCCCACGCCGACGCCGCCGCGGGCCTGCTGGCCGAGCGCGAGTGCACGTCCCTGTTCGTGCTGCACGACCGCTCGCTCGACGGCCGCGGCATCGCCGACGCGGTCACGCTCGCCGCGCCGCGGCAGGAGCTGAAGATCGCGAAGACCGAGGACGTCGACCTCGACCGCGACGTCGCCGACGACGAGGCCGAGCGCCTGCTCGAGTCCGGGGCCGACTGCCTGTTCTACGGCGGCGAGGTCGACCGCCGGGCGGTCGCGCTGCTGCGCGTGCTCGGCACCCGCGCGCCGTCGGTGCGCCTGTTCGCCACCGGGGCGCCGCAGGCCGAGGTCGTCGCGCGGCTCGGCGCGGTCGCGCAGCGGCTGGTGCTGACGAGCCCCGAGCTCGACGCGGAGAACCTCCCGGCCTCCGGGCGGGCGTTCCTGCGTACCTACCGGGAGCGGTACGGGCGCGAGCCGGACCCGGCCGCCATCTACGGCTACGAGGCGATGAAGCTCGTCCTGCTGGGCATCGAGGCCGCCGGGGAGCGCGGCAACGACCGCCAGGCGGTGATCGACGCGATCCTCGACGTCCGCGACCGCCGTTCGGCGCTCGGGACGTACTCGATCACGCGCACGGGCGACACGACGCTCGACCGCTTCGCGGTCCGCCGCCTCGACGGGGAGCGCCTCGTCGTCGACGCGGTCCTGCCGTCCGGCGACTGA
- a CDS encoding ABC transporter ATP-binding protein, with protein MAAEPTAERTDAILVADNVSRTFGGLAAVDVEHFEIQRGKITALIGPNGAGKTTFFNLLTGFDEPDTGTWAFNGQQLAGVPPHKVARRGMVRTFQLTKVLSRLTVIENMRLGATGQRGERLLPSLVKSLWSGEEDANTKRADELLQRFKLDAKREDFAGSLSGGQRKLLEMARALMVDPELIMLDEPMAGVNPALKQSLLGHVKSLRDEGRTVLFVEHDMDMVRDISDWVVVMAAGKIVSEGPPDTVMSDPAVIDAYLGAHHDMDLDGEAEATILADAEAELEEQIAEQESEKSE; from the coding sequence ATGGCCGCTGAGCCGACCGCCGAGAGGACCGACGCGATCCTCGTCGCGGACAACGTCAGCCGCACGTTCGGGGGCCTCGCGGCCGTCGACGTCGAGCACTTCGAGATCCAGCGGGGCAAGATCACCGCCCTCATCGGGCCCAACGGCGCGGGGAAGACGACGTTCTTCAACCTGCTCACCGGCTTCGACGAGCCCGACACCGGCACCTGGGCGTTCAACGGCCAGCAGCTCGCGGGCGTCCCGCCGCACAAGGTCGCCCGCCGGGGCATGGTCCGGACGTTCCAGCTGACGAAGGTGCTGTCGCGCCTGACCGTCATCGAGAACATGCGCCTGGGCGCGACCGGGCAGCGCGGCGAGCGGCTGCTGCCGAGCCTCGTGAAGAGCCTGTGGTCCGGCGAGGAGGACGCGAACACCAAGCGCGCGGACGAGCTGCTCCAGCGGTTCAAGCTCGACGCCAAGCGCGAGGACTTCGCCGGCTCGCTCTCGGGCGGGCAGCGCAAGCTGCTGGAGATGGCCCGCGCGCTGATGGTCGACCCGGAGCTGATCATGCTCGACGAGCCGATGGCGGGCGTGAACCCGGCGCTGAAGCAGTCGCTGCTCGGCCACGTGAAGTCGCTGCGCGACGAGGGCCGCACCGTCCTGTTCGTCGAGCACGACATGGACATGGTCCGGGACATCTCCGACTGGGTCGTCGTCATGGCGGCCGGGAAGATCGTCTCCGAGGGCCCGCCGGACACCGTGATGTCCGACCCGGCGGTCATCGACGCCTACCTCGGCGCGCACCACGACATGGACCTCGACGGCGAGGCCGAGGCGACGATCCTCGCCGACGCCGAGGCCGAACTCGAAGAGCAGATCGCCGAGCAGGAGAGCGAGAAGAGCGAATGA
- a CDS encoding ABC transporter substrate-binding protein: MKRSFRTANIAAVLAVGALGIAACGDDEESETASTGTTSTAAAETSKGDGQLVVGTLLPSTGDLAFLGPPEFAGVDLAVKDINAAGGVLGKDVTQVKADSGDGTPKIAPGSVDKLLAGKADSIIGAASSSVSLSVIDKITSAGVVQFSPANTSTAFDTYDDKGLYFRTAPSDVLQGNVLGNLVLKDGAKNVAILARQEAYGEALADNVEKTITDQGGKVAAKVLYSVDATSYTSEIQKIKDAKPDAIVLIAFNETTKIIPGFESAGIGPEDVQTYFVDGNTADYGKDFPKGTLTGIKATYPGAELKDDFKERMLEVDPKLKDFTYGPESYDATIMTALAAEAAKDDSGKSIASQLVAISRDGEKCETFEACKALLADGKDIDYDGVSGPVDLNDTGSPSKATIGIFEYEDDNNYKNLEYITGVVE, from the coding sequence ATGAAGCGCAGTTTCCGTACGGCGAACATCGCCGCCGTCCTTGCCGTGGGAGCACTCGGAATCGCCGCCTGTGGCGATGACGAGGAGAGCGAGACCGCGAGCACCGGCACGACTTCGACGGCGGCCGCGGAGACCAGCAAGGGCGACGGTCAGCTCGTCGTCGGCACGCTGCTCCCGTCGACCGGCGACCTCGCCTTCCTCGGGCCGCCCGAGTTCGCGGGCGTGGACCTCGCGGTCAAGGACATCAACGCCGCTGGTGGCGTGCTCGGCAAGGACGTCACGCAGGTGAAGGCGGACTCCGGCGACGGCACCCCGAAGATCGCTCCGGGCTCCGTCGACAAGCTCCTCGCGGGCAAGGCCGACTCGATCATCGGCGCCGCGAGCTCCAGCGTCTCCCTGTCGGTCATCGACAAGATCACGAGCGCCGGCGTCGTGCAGTTCTCGCCGGCCAACACGTCGACCGCGTTCGACACCTACGACGACAAGGGCCTCTACTTCCGGACCGCGCCGTCCGACGTGCTCCAGGGCAACGTCCTCGGCAACCTGGTCCTGAAGGACGGCGCCAAGAACGTCGCCATCCTGGCCCGCCAGGAGGCGTACGGCGAGGCGCTGGCCGACAACGTCGAGAAGACCATCACCGACCAGGGCGGCAAGGTCGCCGCGAAGGTCCTGTACAGCGTCGACGCGACGTCGTACACGTCCGAGATCCAGAAGATCAAGGACGCCAAGCCGGACGCCATCGTCCTGATCGCGTTCAACGAGACCACGAAGATCATCCCGGGCTTCGAGTCCGCGGGCATCGGCCCGGAGGACGTCCAGACCTACTTCGTCGACGGCAACACCGCCGACTACGGCAAGGACTTCCCCAAGGGCACGCTGACCGGCATCAAGGCCACCTACCCGGGCGCCGAGCTGAAGGACGACTTCAAGGAGCGCATGCTCGAGGTCGACCCGAAGCTCAAGGACTTCACCTACGGGCCGGAGTCCTACGACGCCACGATCATGACCGCGCTCGCGGCCGAGGCGGCCAAGGACGACTCGGGCAAGAGCATCGCGTCGCAGCTCGTCGCGATCTCGCGTGACGGCGAGAAGTGCGAGACGTTCGAGGCCTGCAAGGCGCTCCTCGCGGACGGCAAGGACATCGACTACGACGGTGTCTCCGGCCCGGTGGACCTCAACGACACCGGCTCGCCCTCGAAGGCCACGATCGGCATCTTCGAGTACGAGGACGACAACAACTACAAGAACCTCGAGTACATCACGGGCGTCGTCGAGTAG